One window from the genome of Salvia miltiorrhiza cultivar Shanhuang (shh) chromosome 7, IMPLAD_Smil_shh, whole genome shotgun sequence encodes:
- the LOC130991926 gene encoding 40S ribosomal protein S15a, translated as MVRVSVLNDALKSMYNAEKRGKRQVMIRPSSKVIVKFLLVMQKHGYIGEFEFVDDHRSGKIVVELNGRLNKCGVISPRFDVGVKEIEPWTARLLPSRQFGYIVLTTSAGIMDHEEARRKNVGGKVLGFFY; from the exons ATGGTGAGAGTCAGTGTCTTGAATGATGCCTTGAAGAGCATGTATAATGCTGAGAAGAGGGGGAAGAGGCAGGTCATGATCAGGCCTTCATCGAAAGTGATTGTCAAGTTTCTTCTGGTTATGCAGAAGCACG GGTACATTGGGGAATTTGAGTTTGTCGATGACCACAGATCTGGCAAAATTGTGGTTGAGCTTAACGGAAGACTAAACAAATGCGGTGTGATCAGTCCTCGTTTTGATGTTGGCGTCAAGGAAATTGAGCCTTGGACTGCAAGACTTCTTCCATCAAGACAG TTTGGTTATATCGTGCTGACAACATCGGCTGGAATCATGGATCACGAAGAGGCTCGTAGGAAAAATGTTGGAGGAAAGGTTCTTGGGTTCTTTTACTAG